CTGATCATCTACTATCTGGTCCTGAGCAAACAAAGGGAAAGAAAAAGTCATGTGAAGATGGCGTGTATTTAGGGTAAAAATGACCATCACAGCAGGGATATTCCATGGACAAAAGCTAAGAAACAAAAAATGGGGTCCGGTCGAGTTTTGTCAAATAATTGAGACAAGGAGAGATGGGAAAGAACCTGTGGCAGTCCCCATTGATTAGTGGCAGTCATCTTCTTCTCACAGTTTACGAGCATTTCCTCTCTTCGACCCTCGAGAGAATAATAGTTATTGGTTCGAAACAAAGAGTAACAAGACAAGGAGCAGGTACGAACGATGAGAAGTTTTTGTTTACGGATTTGAATCAATCAGTTTGGTGTTAATTTGATATATCAGAGAGAAATTAAAAGAAGAAGAAGGGAGAATGATTCGAAAAGGAATTAGCTGATCTAAGTTCACGAGAAGGGACTGGTGTGGAATGAATTAGCTAGTGTAACGTACTTGaatcactttttattgtgaaacgTATTATCAAGTCTTGCTAAATTTGAATTGCGAATATAATATGTTGTTTATATCACATGCTCGATGCTTCCAGAAGCCAATCAAAGGTTTTCTTACTAATTATAATACTAaggatttttgaaaaaatttaatttataaacaaCGTACTCATATATTATTGTGATGATTTAAAAGTGATTTTGCATGTTTATCGTATCTCTCAAATTAACTTTTGCTAGTAtttaaaatattgcttaataactaaaattaattgctctagactaattaatataaaaaaaaaaaaaaaaaaaaattggttgctTAATAAAGTCCTCGATCATGCCCCTCGAACTGGTTTATGAAATTGAATAATTAACAACTGGGAGGACATTCCGGGTACTGAAGAATTGGACAAGAAGTAATCTCGAGAATTTCAAATGGAATTTTGCAGATATCTTCACAATCCACACATTCTCTTGATCATAACAGATGGATGTGCGTATCCCTAGATCGATGAAACTCAAGACAAGTACCACCCACCTCGAATCCCACTTTTATTTACAAATATGAACTCCAGATGTTACAATCAACCATCGGGCCCCGGCTgtacataattaattcatgtgtTGTATCCACTGTCACTTCCGGAGAATTGATTAGTACTTGGAGACAATACAGATCGAGGAGGAttcatcaaaaataaatattatttttgaaaacggtgtttgattattattattattattattattattaatgtttTAGTTCACACATGTGGCTCCTCCAAATTGGATTGAGAATATTGCTCACTGCAGATTCAATATCTATTGTTAATCCAAATAGGGGAAGTGTATGTTTGATctcacataaaaaaataataatagcaaTGTCGGTCATTTAATTTATCATGAGATTAATGTCCTTAATGTGGGTTGAATTAAACTCTTTTTTTTGTCTTtctgtgtgtgtatatatatatatatataattaatactCTCAACTGACCTAGTGCAAGAAATGCATGCATAGTGGCgtgaaatgaataaaaaataaaatcatagaAATATATATTGCAGAAGACGAAAGTTAATATCTTATCTGTTGCTTTCTTAGATGTGACAGTGTATTTGTCTGATTAAAACATGATATTTGTGATTAGTGATGAATTATGATCACTCATTATTTATACATTATGATTAAATAAGTAATCATGATTTACTTAATCAGCACATCAGGGCCGTGCTTATTAGGAGGCAAATGAGTCCAATGACTCAGACCCATATCTTTTTTGAggcccaaattttttttttttgaaaaaatttatcatatataaTACTAGTTATTAGATAGCccaaaatcaagtatttattAAATGGAACTTGCTTAGCATGTTATCGATTTATTCCTCAATCTTTCCCAATATTCATCTGCAGACAAGCCTTAATCGACTACAGTCGTTGCGTCGTCTCTAGGTTTGATTGAAAGACCCATGAGGAGCTGTAAGTCtatttttttgtatttgctttgttcgggcttctaattttttattgtagtttttTTACTTTCTTCAGGGTTTTATGTGGTATCTATAATCTATGTTTTTTAACTGAAACTTTGGTGGATGTAATGCTTATCCGATTTTCAAATGCTCATATTGCTTATAAAATCTTGTTGACTGTCCTGgtcacagtagcaagtgcagaGTGAAGTTTCTCAAAGATAAAGCTCATCAAAACTTTTATCCGATCAACCATGTCACGAGAAAGATTGAATGGATTGATTATGTTATCGATTGAAAAAGAAATTACTGAACAACTTGATTATACAGACTTGATTAGTATTTAGCTCTAAAACTGTTAGGCGGGTTGTTTTTAGTGATCATTTTGGACATGTTTGGTATATTTATTCCTTTAGTTTTTTATTATCTTTGACgtattgatttaaattgaaaaattgctatggaactaaaaaaaatatgaacacaCATTATGATTCGGACGTCtttttttaaaagttagacTCAGGTCCAAATATTGTTAGGATCGGCCCTGCATCACATATACAGTATGATGAGCGGATAAAAAACACTGCTACAAGGATAAAATGAGCAAAAGATGCTTTCACGTCTTAAATGAAGTGTATGACATAATCTGACAACAATTTTTCCATAAAAAATCCGATTCAGAAAGAAGTGCTTGTTGAAATTGTCTACAATTGTCGACTTTAATTAATCATGATAAAGAATTGAACAGCTCCCAAAAAATTCCAAAGAAAAAGCGCCAAGAACTCGCATGTGGATGTCTGTATCTTACGCTCATCGATCATGATTAAAACAATGCTTTATTAGCGCAAACGCCTATTTTCCGCgaaaaatattgtttaattttCTGAtgagttaaaattttatttaattaaatggagtacgatttttattttaaaaaaatatctcaaaagcataaaaaaaaacaatcttTTTTTTTGTAAACTAGAAGTTGAATAATCTTAAATACAGCACCACATTCCCTTTAAATTTTGTGTCGTCCAATAGATCGTTGATTACGTCACATAGGACACCACAGCTAAATGCTGCagcgcgcacacacacacacacacacacacacacacacatatatatatatatatatatatatatatatatatatataatgttatgcctatatattataattaattaaactaaaaaAAGAATTGTTTAAAGTAGGTTATCATATAATTGTTAGCTATAGATGTATATCTTGTGTATATAGTCTTTCCAATAAACGTGTTTTGGTAGTTTACGTTTCTTTGCTTGTACAGCTACTATAAATAGTAGCATTCATCCCTTTTGGTCGTTAATGAAGACACAGAAAATATTTCTCTTCATTCATGTTACGTATactttaacatggtatcagagcaattaATCGATCGCAACAGGTGTTGGGCTACAAATTTCTGACTTCCGTGCAGACAAGATCTAGCTAAACTTGCTGCAATTCATGGAATTCGTCTCaattttttgaaggaaaattgcGATCAGGCTCGCGATTGAAGATTTCTCTTCGGTTTGATTAAGATCTGATATTTGTAGTCATTTGTAAATTGTTTGCATTTTCTTTCTACCTTCGCGATGACGCATACACTTGGATTCAATGATCCGTTGTTTTTACATCCTTCGGATATGCCAGGGATGAATTTGGTGAATGATCAGCTTCTAGGCATTGAGAATTATGGAATTTGGAGTAGAGCTATGCTTATTGCGTTCAGAGCTAAGAACAAAATCAGTTTTATTGATGGATCATTCCCACGACCTGAAGCTGGAAATGCAACTTTGCATCAATGGGAACGCTGCAATGCTCTGGTCCTTTCATGGATCATGAACACTGTTTCCAAAGAGATTTTTAGAGGTATTGTTTATTCCACTGATGCATCAGTAGTTTGGTCTGACTTGAAGGAACAATTTGACAAGGTAAACGGATCACGAATTTTCTCCATTCATCGCGATATTACTCGATTAGTTCAAGGAAATAGTACTATCTCTGTTTATTACTCGAAATTGAAGCATCTCTGGGACGAATATAATTCCCTGGTCACTCTCCCATCCTGTGAGTGTGATACTGCCAAGCAGTACCTGAATCATGAAAATCAGCAAAGACTTCTTCAATTCCTTATAGGATTGAATGATAGCTATATGTCAATTCGTAGCCAAATTCTTATGATGGATCCCCTTCCCAATGTTGGACAAGCTTTTTCTATTTTATCACAAGAGGAAACACATCGGTCTTTGGTTCCAGTGGATGCCCAACCAGCTTCTGTATTTTATTCTTCACAATATAAGTCCGAGGAACCTAAGAAATATCATACTCAGCATTCAGCTTCTAGTTATTGTGATTATTGCAAATGGACAGGGCACACTAAGGCTACATGCTACAAATTAGTTGGCTATCCTCCAGGACATCGTCTTCATGGGCAGCCTCTTTATTCTGATAATAAGAGAAATTTCAGAGGATATGGAAAGCCTAATAAACCGTCTGTATCCGCTAATCTAGCAGAGGATGGTCCAACTAAGGAAAAGGAAACAATCACTTCCCAGCCCACTGTTCCATTATTTACTTCAGAACAGTATGCAGAGATTATGAAATTGCTGGGCGCTAATTCCATTCAACCTCCCACCGATCCAGTTGCTAACATGGCAGGTAATAAGTTGAAGTTTTGTGATGATTGgatcattgatactggtgctaatGAACATATGACTGGCTGTTCATATATCTTACAACGTGCTAGGTCCATGGCTAATTCCTCCAGTTCCGTTAGACTGCCAAATGATAGTAAACTTGCTATTAGCCACATTGGTTCCGTTAACCTGTCACCATCTATCACTCTCTCTAATGTGCTTTATATCCCTCATTTCCAATTCAATCTTTTATCCGTCTCTAAGTTCACTAAGAATCATAATTGCTTCATCATTTTTTTCCCTCGTTTTTGCCTATTTCAGGACCTAACGAGTGGGAGGATAATTGGGATTGGTAGAGAGAGAAATGGGTTGTACCATCTCACCAGCCAAATGTTTCAGCAATCCAGTACAGTCAACAATGAGCCTCAATCTTCCTTTTCTGATTTGAGATGTAATACCTTACATTTTCAGAATAATCTTGTTGTTCCTAAGAGTAATATTGATTGTGATGTTTGGCATAAACGTTTAGGCCACATGTCCATCTCTCGTATGTCTTTGTTGCCATTTTTTTCAAAGGATTTATCTTTGAAACATTGTACAGTTTGCCCACAATCAAAACAAACAAGATTGGCATTTCCCAAAGTTAGTATCTCCAAATCATTGCTTCCTTTTCAGCTTATACATGTCGATATTTAGGGTCCGTTCCATACACCTACATATAATGGGGAGAGGTATTTCTTAActattgttgatgatttttctagggGTACTTGGGCATTTCTTATGCACTCTAAACTTGATGTTCTTCGGTTGCTCAAACAATTTTTTGCTTTAGTAACACGTCAATTTTCAGCTCAAGTTAAGTCACTCCGAAGTGATAATGCTGCTGATTTTTTCAAAACTGAATGTCGAGATTTCCTTTCTTCTCTTGGTGTAATTCATTTCAGTTCTTGCCCATATACACCCCAACAAAACGGGGTAGTTGAAAGGAAACATAGACACATTCTAGAAATAGCAAGAGCCTTGAGATTTCAAGCCTCTTTGCCCCTTCGTTTTTGGGGAGATTGTGTTTTGACTGCTGTCTATCTCATCAACCGAACACCAAGCCCGTTATTATGCAATAAAACTCCTTTTGAGTTATTGTTTCATAAAGCCCCTTCTTATGGTCATTTGAGGACACTTGGTTGTCTTTGTTATGTTACATATCCTCACCTTGATCATAAGTTTTCTGCCCGTGCCAAAGCATGTGTTTTTCTAGGCTATTCCAATGTCCAAAAAGGATATAGGGTTATGAGTCTTGACAGTCACAAATTCACCACTTCAAGAGACATTATATTTCATGAGACCATATTTCCTTTTTCTACAGAGACTACTTTTACTCCACCCTTTCCACATCATTCTCCTATTCCAGACTCTTTTGATAGCTCACTGCCTGTAAATGACTCTTCCACATTACAGTTAAATGATCCTACCCATTTTCCACCTCTACGTCGATCTTCTAGGACAAGAGTTACACCTAACTGGACCAAAGATTTTTCTTGTTCCAACTTGCCACAGAGTCATTCTTCTCAGTGTCTTTACCCTCTATCACATCATATTTCTTATTCTAAATTTTCATCTCCATACCAACACTTCGTGGCTGCCATTTCCTCTGTTCATGAGCCTCATTCCTATCATGAGGCAGTTAAGGATTCTCGTTGGAAATCAGCCATGGACTTAGAACTTGCCGCTTTGGAGTCAAACCACACTTGGGATGTGGTTGATCTGCCACTGAATGTTAAACCCATTGGATGTCGTTGGGTTTACAAAGTTAAGCATAATTCAGACGGGTCTGTTGATAAGCTCAAAGCACGATTAGTTGCGAAAGGCTACACTCAACAACCCGGGGTCGACTTTCATGATACCTTTTCGCCTACGGCCAAGATTGTCACCATTAGGTGTTTATTGAGTTTGTCCGCATCATATCAGTGGCCTATTACTCAGATGGATGTGGCAAATGCATTCCTTCATGGTGATCTCGATGAAGAGATTTTTATGACATTACCACTTGGTTATCGTGTTCAAGATAAGCATAAAGTGTGTCGTTTGCGCAAATCgttatatggtcttaagcaaGCGTCTCGACAATGGAATCTCAAGTTTGCTGGAATTATGAATATTGCAGGATACATACAATCACAGCATGATCATTCATTGTTTGTTAAAAAATCCTCCAACCACATTGTGATACTTGTGGTGTATGTGGATGACATAGTGATTACGGGCAGTAGTGAGGATATGATCGCTGACTTGAAGTGTTTTTTACATTCTCAACTTCAAATCCGTGACCTTGGCCGATTAAAATACTTTTTGGGCATTGAGGTTGCTCGCTCTCATGATGGTATTTATCTCAACCAACGCAAATATGTACTAGAGCTTATTAAAGATGTTGGCGTTTCCGGCAGTAAGCCATTTGATACTCCGATGGAACAACACAGAAAACTAACAACTGTGGAACTTGATTCTATCATTAATCCCAATTCCGCTGTGCTATCTGCTGATCCTTTACTCATCAATCCAGATGCCTATCAGAGGTTAGTTGGTCGTTTGATATATCTTACCATTACACGACCTGATATTTGTTACGTTGTGCAACATCTTAGTCAGTTCATGCATTCCCCTAAAAAATCTCATATGGATGCTGTTATTCGCGTGGTGAAGTATTTGAAATGTTCCCCAGGCTTGGGTATATTACTTTCCTCCAAGAATTCTATGACTCTTTCCGCATATTGTGATTCTGATTGGGCTTCATGTCCGATGTCTCGACGTTCATTGACTGGATTTTGCATTCAACTTGGAACCTCTTTGTTGTCTTGGCGCACCAAGAAGCAAAATACAGTCTCCAGATCATCAGCCGAAGCCGAATATCGTGCAATGGCTGCTGCAACTTGTGAAATTGTTTGGATCCGTGGTGTTCTCAATGACATGGGTCTTACACTTACTGCTCCAGCCAGATTATTCTGTGATAACAAAGCTGCTCTACACATTGCCGCCAATCCAATGTATCATGAACGAACCAagcatattgagatcgattGCCATTTGATCCGAGAAAAACTGAAGTCGGGGATCATTCAAACAGAACACGTCTCTACTGTCAATCAGCTTGCAGATGTCTTCACGAAGAGTTTGAGCAAAGAACAACATACCTTTTTGCTGTCCAAGCTTGGTCTTTGCAACTTATACCAAGCTTGAAGGGGGTGTGTTAGCTATAGATGTATATCTTGTGTATATAGTCTTTCCAATAAACGTGTTTTGGTAGTTTACGTTTCTTTGCTTGTACAGCTACTATAAATAGTAGCATTCATCCCTTTTGGTCGTTAATGAAGACACAGAAAATATTTCTCTTCATTCATGTTACGTATACTTTAACAATAATGCGTGATCATATATTGACTAAATTAAAGGAATTGATGCAATTATACAGTAGGTTTTTTTTAATACGAAAAAGATTTCCAATAATTAAAAATGGCCACATGTGGTGTGGCAGCTCGGCTTCAAAGTTGAGAAAAAAGAAGAAACGGATTATGTACAACTCCAAGGGATCTCTTCAATCTGCTAACATTCACACCAAACGTACCACTTTcttcattatattatttttaagttttaactTTTCCCCACACTCGAATTATTTatggcaaaaaattgtgtgagatggtctgacggattgtatttgtgagacagatctcttatttgggtcatccatggaaaagtgttactttttattgtgaatattggtaaggttgacccgtctcgcagattaagatccgtgagacggtctcaaatgAGACCCactaattatttatatatatcgaTATATGTtccatcattaattttttttcctcaaaTGGTTATTGACCGATAATTATACAAGAGAATATCTGATGTAAGGAATTAAGAATGTTACTAACTCAAAAGGATCGGTTTAAGAATTCGTGCATTAAATTTGTGGAGAACATGTTATGATATTAATGGAATTTGACTAAGGGTTTTGTCCCTGCACGAGCCAAGAAATCCACATCTTTTCATAATATAGCTTTTCGATAGTTACTGCTAGTTTTTCTGTTCTTTTGCAACAAAATTGAAaccttttattttaaattatttgattttttaaaaattagttCTCTCTCACTTTGGATTCtagttataataaaaaaaaattcctagttttaattgttttttttacaAGATCGAATCTCTTTACTCATCCGCACAAGATAAATTCTGTATACACACACTTTTGTATTCCTTTTTCCATATATTTTGATATCGCTGAAATCGGTGATGCTAGCTGGGAGGTCAGATCCCTGCTTGGAGAGCTCGGACCAAACGTTGGAACGCTGGCAGGAAAGTCGGCACGTCACTCGGGGAGCTCGGATTGGACTTGCAAGAATGAGCGGGGAGCTCGGATTTGTACTTGCAAGAATGAGCGGGGAGCTCGGATTTGTACTTTTAGGGAGCTCGGGTCAGATCTCCGAAATCTGAAAGCACAAACAAGAGTGTGAGAAGGGGGCCGGAAGGTTGttctggcgtagcccctccgacgctcaagtcagagaacaGAAAACCGAGAGGATAATGTGTGTGCTGAGAGAATGTGAATATATGAATTAATAAAACAATGAAcggaacctggtatttataggagaacaaTAGAGTCCTAGTTTGGCAGATTAGGATCCTCAGAATCTTCGAAAGATTTGATTAGATCTTGCCCAGATTTGGTTTAGATATCGTGATAGATTTGCTTAGATCTCCGATGGGCTTTGCCTTTCTGGGCTTTGATCTGGGTGGGCTACGCGCTTATTGTTTGAATAAGAACTCTTGTGGATATGAGTCCGCCTGATGCTGGGACCTCCTGGGAGCTCGGCTCGGGAGCTCGGCCGGAGAGTCTCCAATTGTCCTTCTATCACCTTCTGGGAGGTCGGCTTGGTTGGAGGTCGGCTCGGTATAGGAGGTCGGCTAGGGAGCTCGGGTAATGCATCTCCAATCGTCCCGATATCTCTATGTAGGAGGTCAGCTCGGCTTCATGCGGGGAGGTCGGCACGGGACCTCAGCCGCCCTCTCTGATCGACGGTCCTGCTGTTTTGGGAGGTCGGCTGGGATGACCTCCCGCTGATGACTTCAAGTGCTCCTTTGAGTGCTGGGCCTCCCTCGAGATGGGCTATCGAAATCGTAATCGGCAGGGGCGCACGAGATAGCTCGGATGCGGAGCTCATCCGAGGTATCCAGCCACGAAGGGTGGAGCTCGAACCAGGGGTCGGACGTCCTGATTGGCTCCTCGGGGTAACTGAGACTGAGCTGATTCAGGGCTGCTCCATCATCATCAGGAACGAGGCGGGAGCTCACCCCCTCAGTCTCAGGACACTCACCTGACCTCGAAACGACTTCCATGAGGGGGTCGTACTGATCCACCTCACGGAATATCCCCTCGGAGGTCGACAAGGAAGAGGGGCGGGGGGAAACCATGAAAGCAGTACCTACGGAAGGTCGGGGAATAAGGCAGAGAGTTGGAAAATGAGAAAACGCGTGGAGGGTCGGAGCCGAGGTGAAGGAATCAAAGCGTAAGAGACTGAGTGGGGTTTGAGagggtatttatagagggaccTTGAGGAGATCGGACCGTTGATTTCGGGTGACGTGGGCGGCTAGGATGTTCTCGAAGATCGTGCAACTAGTCTTTGGCTTGACAGGTGGCAGTGGCGGTTCATATTCAGGTCGGGAACCTACAAAATTGAAAGTGGAGCGCCTCAGCTTTTCACAAGCTCAGCAGATGTCATAAATGGGTAATTCAGTGTAGCTCGGGACCGCTGGTCTCAGCTCCGCCCTTTTCAGATCAGCACAGCGAACAGCCTTTTATGGCATGACGGTGTAATTAAGGGAATTCATCTGATAGCCCAGGGCAGTCGAAGAAGCCCAAGACTCAGCTCGACTAGAGGGTTTGCCTATCACATCAGGACATACCGACATGATGTCACGAAAGGCCAGCATAGCCAAAACAGCTTCTAAGCTCAGTCCAGCCGAAGACCACCAAGATCAGGCAACGGCGAGCCTCGGGTTTGTAACGTCAGCTCACCCGGCCGCTCAGCCATCTTAAGCTCAGCACGATTCAATAACCTTGACTTCGAAATAATCATGGGCAACCGGGAGCTCGCTCCACTACGAGCTTCTGGTTTTCAACGTCAGCTCGACTCGAGGGGGGGACTCGTGATACCCCCGGATGGAGGATGGGCTCGGCCCGCTCCCGATAGCCCATCTCGAGGGAGGCCCAGCACTCAAAGGAGCACTTGAAGTCATCAGCGGGAGGTCATCCGGGAGGTCATCCCAGCCGACCTCCCAAAACAGCAGGACCGTCGATCAGAGAGGGCGGCTGAGGTCCCGTGCCGACCTCCCCGCATGAAGCCGAGCTGACCTCCTACATAGAGATATCGGGACGATTGGAGATGCATTACCCGAGCTCCCTAGCCGACCTCCTATACCGAGCCGACCTCCAACCAAGCCGACCTCCCAGAAGGTGATAGAAGGACAATTGGAGACTCTCCGGCCGAGCTCCCGAGCCGAGCTCCCAGGAGGTCCCAGCATCAGGCGGACTCATATCCACAAGAGTTCTTATTCAAACAATAAGCGCGTAGCCCACCCAGATCAAAGCCCAGAAAGGCAAAGCCCATCGGAGATCTAAGCAAATCTATCACGATATCTTATCAAATCTTCCGAAGATTCTGAGGATCCAATCCTACCAAAACTAGGACTCTATTGTttccctataaatatcaggttcatttcattaatttattcaTTCATACTTTTTCACATTCTCTTTGCACACACAGTTTTCTCTCTCAGttttctgacttgagcgtcggaggggctacgccggaaCAACCTTCCGGCCCCCTTCTAACACTCTTGTTTGTGTTTCTGGATTTCGAGGTGTCTGATCCGAGCTCCCAAGGTGAAGATCCGACCTCCCAGACAGCGTTCAAACGTTTGGTCCGAGCTCTCCAAGCAGGGATCTGACCTCCCAGCTAGCATCACCGATTTCAGCGATATCATATTTAATTACCATGTATGTTTAACATTGATTCATTgaaaatatgtgtacgtgttATAAGATTATATAATTAAGGATGAAAATTCAATCAGCGTGTTTTTTAATTTCAAtgattaattaatgaaatactaattttttttttaaattggtgggtgctgtaattttttttattattattcattaATTTAATGCGTCAGTCGCATGCTCACACTGGTCAAATCGATTGCGACAATAGGTCCCTGGAGTCGGTCGAGTAGTCACCAACATCGGCCCCGCCACCAGCACTAATATGCAGATGGGACCAGCGCGCGGAAGGAATCCCACCCGAAATGGCGAACATGAAAGAAACTCGACCAGCACGATTATGGAGTCTATAGTGCGATATGATGGCAACGCAACACCATAGTTTCTTCAGGGGGACCATATCCCAACTCCCAAATCAATTCGTTATCACATATAACGTGTCGACAAATCCTTCCCATGTGCTGACAAAACAATCCCGTTGTCCGGTTGTTTTTTAACTTGGcatgcatgcgatttttatCCAGATCAATATCTGCATTTCAAGTCCATTTGCATATATAGAATCCAACAGGAAACGCAAGATATATATGGCATGCACCGGCCTTAGTTTTCAGACATTTTTAATGCTGGCGTTCCCTCTCCTTCTCGATTTGCTTTCGCAGTCATTTAACTAATAAACGATCGGGTTCCACTCGGTCGAATATTTGTTATTGATTTGTTCGTCGAGCCTTTGATTTTCGATTTTAAATGCAAACAAGCATGATGAACACAGTTGGTCACTGATCCACTACCTCCTCCTACCTAACACAAATTTGATTTCGAATCATGACTTACCAAAGTGCATTGGTCAAAGTGATGTCGCGGTATTTTAAGAATTAGCGTGCGAAGAGAGACCCCAAACCTTAGC
This region of Primulina eburnea isolate SZY01 chromosome 14, ASM2296580v1, whole genome shotgun sequence genomic DNA includes:
- the LOC140811358 gene encoding uncharacterized protein: MTHTLGFNDPLFLHPSDMPGMNLVNDQLLGIENYGIWSRAMLIAFRAKNKISFIDGSFPRPEAGNATLHQWERCNALVLSWIMNTVSKEIFRGIVYSTDASVVWSDLKEQFDKVNGSRIFSIHRDITRLVQGNSTISVYYSKLKHLWDEYNSLVTLPSCECDTAKQYLNHENQQRLLQFLIGLNDSYMSIRSQILMMDPLPNVGQAFSILSQEETHRSLVPVDAQPASVFYSSQYKSEEPKKYHTQHSASSYCDYCKWTGHTKATCYKLVGYPPGHRLHGQPLYSDNKRNFRGYGKPNKPSVSANLAEDGPTKEKETITSQPTVPLFTSEQYAEIMKLLGANSIQPPTDPVANMAGNKLKFCDDWIIDTGANEHMTGCSYILQRARSMANSSSSVRLPNDSKLAISHIGSVNLSPSITLSNDLTSGRIIGIGRERNGLYHLTSQMFQQSSTVNNEPQSSFSDLRCNTLHFQNNLVVPKKTTFTPPFPHHSPIPDSFDSSLPVNDSSTLQLNDPTHFPPLRRSSRTRVTPNWTKDFSCSNLPQSHSSQCLYPLSHHISYSKFSSPYQHFVAAISSVHEPHSYHEAVKDSRWKSAMDLELAALESNHTWDVVDLPLNVKPIGCRWVYKVKHNSDGSVDKLKARLVAKGYTQQPGVDFHDTFSPTAKIVTIRCLLSLSASYQWPITQMDVANAFLHGDLDEEIFMTLPLGYRVQDKHKVCRLRKSLYGLKQASRQWNLKFAGIMNIAGYIQSQHDHSLFVKKSSNHIVILVVYVDDIVITGSSEDMIADLKCFLHSQLQIRDLGRLKYFLGIEVARSHDGIYLNQRKYVLELIKDVGVSGSKPFDTPMEQHRKLTTVELDSIINPNSAVLSADPLLINPDAYQRLVGRLIYLTITRPDICYVVQHLSQFMHSPKKSHMDAVIRVVKYLKCSPGLGILLSSKNSMTLSAYCDSDWASCPMSRRSLTGFCIQLGTSLLSWRTKKQNTVSRSSAEAEYRAMAAATCEIVWIRGVLNDMGLTLTAPARLFCDNKAALHIAANPMYHERTKHIEIDCHLIREKLKSGIIQTEHVSTVNQLADVFTKSLSKEQHTFLLSKLGLCNLYQA